Within the Microbacterium sp. 1S1 genome, the region CGCCGACCTCGACGCGGCTGCGGACGCCGCCGTCTCCGCCGCGTACGGCTCCGCGGGCGAACGCTGCATGGCGGTGTCGGTTCTCGTCGCCGTGGGCGACATCGCCGACGACCTCGTCGCCGCGATCGCCACCCGCATCGACGGTCTCTCCATCGGCCCGGGGACGGATCCCGCGAGCGAAATGGGCCCGCTCATCACGGCCGAGCACCGCGACCGCGTCGCCTCCTACGTCTCGGGAGCCGCGGCGGAAGGAGCGAGAGTGGTCGTCGACGGTACGGCGAAGACCTTCGAGGGCGACGGGTTCTTCCTCGGGGTGAGCCTCGTCGACGACGTCGCCCCCGGCATGCGGGTCTACGACGACGAGATCTTCGGACCTGTCCTGTCCGTGGTGCGCGTCGCGACGTACGCCGAGGCCGTCGAGCTCGTCAACGCGAACGCCTACGGCAACGGCACGGCGATCTTCACGCGCGACGGTGGTACTGCGCGCCAGTACGAATTCGACGTCGAGGTCGGCATGGTCGGCGTCAACGTGCCGATCCCGGTGCCGATCGGCGCGTACTCCTTCGGCGGCTGGAAGGACTCCCTCTTCGGCGACGCGCACATCTACGGCCCGGAGTCGGTGCACTTCTACACGCGGTCGAAGGTGGTCACGACGCGGTGGCCCGACCACACCCCGTCACAGCTCGACCTCGGCTTCCCGAGCAACCACTGACCCTCACCACCGACTGAGCGGAGACCCGATGACCTCCTTCACCGACCGGCACGGCCAGGTTCACCCGTTGCCCTCCCGTGGCACGGGGGCGCAGGTGCGCGCAGACGATCGCGCCCACGTGTTCCACTCCTGGAGCGCCCAAGCCCTGATCGACCCGCTGCCCATCGCCGCAGGGCAGGGCTCGACCTTCTGGGACTACGAGGGCAACGCCTACCTCGACTTCTCCAGCCAGCTCGTGAACCTCAACCTGGGCCACCAGCACCCGGACCTCATCGCCGCGATCCAACGGCAGGCCGGACGGCTGGCGACCATCCAGCCCTCCATGGCGAATGACGTGCGCGGCGAGCTCGCCCGCCTGATCGCCGAGGTCGCTCCCGAGGGCTTCGAGAAGGTGTTCTTCACCAACGGCGGCGCCGAGGCCAACGAGTACGCGGTGCGCATGGCCCGCCAGTCCACCGGCCGCCGGAAGGTGCTGTCGATGTACCGGAGCTACCACGGCTCCACGGCGACGGCGATCTCACTGACCGGGGACCCGCGCCGGTGGGCGAACGACGTCACCGACACCGGCGCCGTGCGCTTCTTCGGGCCGTACCTCTACCGCTCGCCGTTCCACAGCGAGACGCCGGAGCAGGAGGCCGAGCGCGCGCTCGCGCATCTCCAGCAGACCATCGAGCTCGAGGGTCCGCAGACGATCGCGGCGATCATCATCGAGACCGTCGTCGGGACGAACGGCGTGCTCGTCCCGCCGCCCGGCTACCTGCAGGGCGTGCGCGAACTATGCGACCGCTACGGCATCGTGTACATCGCCGACGAGGTCATGGTGGGCTTCGGCCGGCTCGGCGAGTGGTTCGGCATCGACGCGTTCGATGCGCGTCCGGACCTGATCACGTTCGCGAAAGGGGTGAACTCCGGGTACGTCCCGCTGGGCGGTGTCGTCATCTCCGACCGCATCGCCCGCGCGTTCGAGACCACTCCGTTCGCGGGCGGGCTCACCTACTCCGGGCACCCGCTCGCCTGCGCCGCCGGTGTCGCCACCTTCGAGGTCTTCCGCCGCGACGGCATCCTGGGGAGGGTGCGCGACCTCGGCGAGCGCATCGTGGAACCGACCCTGCGCGCGTGGGCGGAATCCCACCCGAGCGTCGGCGAGGTCCGGGGCCGCGGGTTGTTCTGGGCGGTCGAACTCGTCCGGGATCAGCAGACGAAGGAGCCGCTCGTCCCGTTCAACGCGAGCGGCGCCGAGGCGGCACCGATGACCGCGTTCGCCGCCGCCGTGAAGCGTGCCGGGGTGTGGCCGTTCACGCACTTCCATCGGCTGCACGTTGCTCCCCCGCTGGTGATCGAGGAGGAGGAGCTGGTGCGGGGGCTGGCCGCGATCGACCGCGCCCTCACCGTGGCGGACGAGACCGCCGCGCGCTGAGCCGCGCTCCGCCCCTACTTGCGGTCGAAGTCGAAGGCCTTGAGCAGTTCGACGACGGCCTTCTCGCGCTCCTCGCCACCCTCCTCGAACATGTGGGTGACGTGCGTCTGCAGGTGGTTCTCCAGCAGCAGACGGTTGAGCGACTCGAGCGAGCGCTGGATCGCGCGGGACTGCGTGATGATGTCCATGCAGTACTCCTCGTTCTCGATCATCCGCGCGACGCCGCGCATCTGACCCTCGAGGATGCTGGTGCGGTGCAGGGCGCGCTTCTTGATGTCTTCGATCACGTATCGAGGCTACTCGCCCCGTGAAAGGATGGCGTCATGCCGCGAACACCGACGACGCTGCTCTCCCCTGCCGATCAGGAACGCCGGCGCGCACTGCAGCGGATGAAGGCCGTCGCGCTCGGCGCGCTGCTGTTCATGGCCCTCGCATTCGTCGTCGCCTTCGCGTTCCAAGAGCGGGTCGGCTGGCTCGCCTACGTGCGTGCCGCAGCGGAGGGCGGCATGGTCGGCGCCCTGGCCGACTGGTTCGCCGTGACGGCCCTGTTCCGCCGTCCGCTCGGCCTGCCGATCCCGCACACGGCCATCATCCCGAACCGGAAGGACGAGATCGGCCGGACACTGGGCGAGTTCGTCGAGACGAACTTCCTCGCGGCCGATGTCGTGCGGACCAAGCTCACCAGCACCGCGATCGCCCTCCGCGCCGGGGAATGGCTCCGGGAGACCCCGCACGCGGAACGCGTCGCCGCGGAGGGAGCCACGATCGCGACGGCGGTGCTGGACGCGCTGAGCGACGACGACGTGCGGGACCTCATCGCCGACCTCGCCCGTGAGCACCTCGTCGCCCCGGAGTGGGGTCCGCCCGCGGGGGCCTGGCTGGAGAAGATCGTGGACGCCGAGGCGCACCACGGGGCGGTCGACCTCGCCGTCGACAGCATCGGGCGGTGGCTCGACGCGAACGCCGCCTCGTTCGCGGGACTCGTCTCCCGGCGGCTGCCCGGGTGGATGCCCAAGATCGCGCACCGTCTCATCGACGACACCGTCTACAACGAGGCGGTGAAGTTCGTGCGGGCCGTGCAGGCCGACCCCCGACACCCCGCCCGCCTCGCGATCGACGGGTACCTGTCCCGCCTCGCGGACGCCCTGCAGAACGACCCGGCGACGCGCGAGAAGCTGGAGAACGCGAAGGCCGCGCTGTTCGACAGCCCGCGGGTGGGCGCCCTCGCCGCGGAGGCGTGGAACACCGCGAAGAACGGACTCCTCGCCTCGCTGGCGGACCCGGAGAGCGGATTGCGGCGCCGCGCCGTACAGGCTCTGCAGGAGGTCGGCGAGCGCCTCACGACCGACGCTGCCCTCCAGCACCGCGTCGACACCTGGGTGTCCGACGCCGCCGTCTTCCTCGTGGACCGGTACCGTCACGACATCGCGTCGATCATCACCGACACCGTCGAACGCTGGGATCCCGCCGAGACCACCGAGAAGATCGAGCTCATGGTCGGCCGGGACCTCCAGTACATCCGGTTGAACGGCACCGTCGTCGGTGCCCTCGCCGGACTCGCGATCTTCACCATCGCCCACGCCCTCATCCCGGGAGTCTGAGATGCCGCTGTCCCATGACCCGCTCTGGCCGCGCGCGGGTGCCTGGCCCGCGTTCGATGGTGCCGCCGACGCCGTGCTCCTCGGCGTACCGACCTGGCGCACCTCGCTCTCGCCGACCGGCGCGCATGCGACCCCGGCGGCGATCCGCGCCGCGCTCCCCCGCTACGGCACGACGGTGCTGGACCCCTCGCCGGTCGATCTGAACGAGGTGCTCCGCGTCGCCGACGCCGGCGATGTGTCCGAGCCGGACGGAGACACGGGAGAGGCAGGGGCGATCGCACGGGTGCGCGAGCTCGCGGAGGCCTCCGCCCTGGTGATCGCGCTCGGCGGGGACAACGCGCTCACGTACCCGGTGGCGCTCGGCGCCCGGGCGACGGGCCTGATCACGTTCGACGCGCACTTCGACCTTCGCGACGGAGTCTCCAACGGCACGCCGGTCCGACGCCTGGTGGAGGACGACCCGGCCGCGGCCACCGTCCCGACCTCGCGCATCGACCCCACGCGCATCGTGCAGATCGGCCTCGCGGACTTCGCGAACTCCGCCGCGTACGCCCGCCGCGCGGCCGACTGGGGCATCCGCGTCATCACCCTCGATGACGTGCGCCGCCGCGGGGTCGCCGACGTCGTGGCCGAGGCGGTCGAGGTCGCGGGCACCGGCGACCGACCCCGCGTGCACCTGGACATCGACGTGGACGTCTGCGATCGCGCCGTCGCTCCGGGGTGCCCGGCCAGCGTCCCCGGGGGCCTGGCGGCGTGGGAGCTGCGCGCCCTCGCCCGCGCGGTGGCCGCCGATCCGCGGGTGGTCAGCGCCGACATCGCCGAGGTCGACGCCACCGCGGACACGGAGGACGCGCGTACCGTGCGGCTCGCGGCGCTGTGCGTCCTCGAGCTGCTCGCCGGGCTCGCCGCCCGCTGACCCCGGGCGCGCGGCGCCGGCTCAGCGCACCACGAGTTCGGGGGTGATGAGCGCGTGCGCCGAACCGGACTCGACCCGGCGTGGTGACACGACGTCCCCCGTCGGCCCCATCAGCAGGTGCAGGATCGCCTCCGCGACGTCCTCCGGCCGCTGTTCCACGCTCGAGAAGCCCAGCGCTTCGGCCGTCGGGGTGTTGTCGAACCCGATGACGGGGACCGCCGCCCCCGCATCGGCGAGGCCGAGCAGCGCCCCGACCGCGAGCGAGTCGCTGGCGCAGACGACGGCGTCGGCCCCCGGCCGTCCTCCCACGCCCGGGCGACCGCGCGTCGCGCGTCAGGGACCGCGTCCTCGGCGACGATCCGCGCACCGCGCGCCCCCGCCTCGGCGAGCGCCTCCCGCCATCCGCGCTCACGGTCGTCGCCCGTGCCTGATCCCGTCGGCCACCCCAGGAAGGCCACCTCGGCGCCCCTCTCGAGCGCGTGTCGTGTCGCCGCCCGCGTGCCCGCCGCACCGTCCACGTCGACCCAGAGGTGCGTGGGGTCGGCGATGTCGTCGTCGCCCCACGGCCTCCCGAACGAGATGAACGGCAGTCCGAGCGCATCCAACCGGGTCACCCGGGGGTCGTCGCGGACGGTGCCGGTGAGGATTGCCGCATCGATCTCCGATCCCTCCCACAGCTCGGCGAGCCGCCCGAGCTCCTCCTCCGGCGTCCGCGCCGCGTACACGAGCATGCGCATCCCGCGCGCGCTCGCCCGTTCGGTGATCGCGTGCACGAACCGGTCGAGCACCACTCCCGAGATGCCGCCCAGGTACGGATCCAGCCGGATGCCGATCGTCGAGCTGCGCCGCAGCCGCAGCCGCCGCGCGGCCGCGTGCCGCCGGTAGCCGAGCTCGTCGATGGCGTGCAGCACGCGCTCCCGCGTCGCCGGCCGCACGATGTCCGGGGTGTTGAGGACGTTCGACACCGTCTGGCGGGACACACCGGCGTGGGCCGCCACGTCCTCCACCGTCGGCGCCTTGGCCATCACTCTCCTCGATCCCGGCGGCTTGACACGTCCGCACTGCCGCACCTAGCGTATTCCATGCAGAGTTTGATCGTTCAAATTCCAGCCCGACAGCCCTCATCAAAGGAGAGAGAGACATGACACGGCAGACCACACGCGCCTTGCTCGGCGCCGGAGCGGTCCTGATCACCACCACCCTCGTGCTCACCGGCTGCGGCTCCGGCTTCTCGGGCGGCGAGCCGAGCGGCGGCGACGACGCGGAGCTCTCCTCCTCCGACGACGGGCTCACGGTTCTCATCGGCTCGTCGGGCGACGCCGAGACCGCAGCCGTCCAGTCGGCCCTCGACGACTGGTCCGCGGAGTCGGGAACCGCGGTCGACCTCCAGGTCGCGAGCGACCTGGCACAGGAGCTCTCCCAGGGCTTCGCCGCGGGAAAGCCCGCAGACCTCTTCTACCTCGCACCGGAGCAGATGGCGGGGTACGCCGCGAACGGCTCCCTCCAGCCCTACGGGGACGAGCTCTCCAATAAGGACGACTTCTACCCGTCCCTCGTCGAGAACTTCACCCTCGACGGCGCCTTCTACTGCGCACCGAAGGACTTCTCGACGCTCGCCCTCGTGATCAACACGCAGATGTGGGCGGACGCGGGGCTCACGGACGCCGACCTCCCGACCACCTGGGACGACCTCGCGGCCGTCGCGCAGAAGCTCACCACCCCCGAGCACGTGGGCCTGGCCTTCGGCGCCGAGTACCAGCGCGTCGGAGCGTTCATGGCTCAGGCCGGCGGCGGCCTGGTCGAAGACGGCGTCGCGATCGCCGACGATCCCGCCAACGTCGAGGCCCTCGAGTACGTCCAGACGCACCTGTCCGACGGCACGTTCGCGTACGCGAAGGACGTCGGCGCCGGATGGGGCGGCGAGGCGCTGGGCAAGGGTCTGGCGGCCATGGTGATCGAGGGCAATTGGATCACGGGTGCGATGGCCAACGACTTCAGCTCGGTCGACTACACCGTGGCGGAGCTCCCGGAGGGTCCCGGCGGCAAGGGCACCCTGCAGTTCACGAACTGCTGGGGCATGGCGGCGGACAGCCCCAACCAGCAGGCGGCGCTCGATCTCGTCGAGTACCTCACCAGCGCCGACAGCCAGCTCGCGTTCTCGAAGGCGTTCGGCCCGATGCCGTCGATCACGTCGGCGGCCGACCAGTGGACGGCGGACAACCCCGCCCTCGCGCCGTTCCTTGCCGGGGCGGACAATGCGCAGTTCCCGCCGAACCTGGACGGTGCCGCCGACGTGATCGCCGACTTCAACGCGCAGCTCGAGTCCCTGAAGACGGGTGACCCCGCGCAGATCCTCAGCGGTGTGCAGGCGAACCTCGAAGCGATCGTCGAGTAATCATGGCGGGAAAGGCCCTGCCTCGCCGCGGAGGAGCCTCCGGGCTCCGCCGCGGCGAGGCCGCCGCCGGGTGGCTCTTCACGGCCCCGGTCATCGTGATCCTCGGCGTCTTCCTCCTCGTGCCCGTGCTCATGGCGCTGTGGGTGAGCATGTCGGACTGGGCGGGACGCGGTAGTCCGCTCTCCCCCTCCGTCTCGTTCGTGGGGGCCGAGAACTACTCCGCCGTGCTGACCGACGGCGGCCTGGCGACGAAGGACTTCGGCACCGCCCTGCGCAACAACGCCTGGTACGTGCTGCTGGTCGTCCCTCTGCAGACCGCCATCGCGCTCCTCCTCGCGGTCCTGGTGAACAGAGCCGTGCTTCGGGGGCGCGGGTTCTTCCGCACTGCGTACTACTTCCCGTCCGTCACGAGCTCGGTGGCGATCACCGTGCTCTGGCTCTTCCTGTTCTCGGCGAGTGGCGCCGTGAACAGCGTGCTGGCGTGGTTCGGCATCCACGGTCCGAACTGGTTCAACGATCCCCGCGGGGTCCTGCACCTCGTGCTGAGCGGGGTGGGCATCGACTCGGGCCCCGCCGCCCTCACCCAGAGCGGCATGCTCGGCATCTCCTGGTGGGACTGGCTCGCCGGACCGTCGATCGCGATGAGCGCCTACATCCTCATGGCGATCTTCACGACCTCCGGCACCTTCATGCTGCTCTTCCTCGCCGGACTGCAGAACCTCGGCCCCGACGTCGACGAGGCGGCCATGATGGACGGGGCCAACGGCTGGCAGCGGTTCTGGAGGGTCACTCTTCCGCAGCTGCGGCCGACGCTGTTCACGGTCCTCACCCTCGGGCTCATCGGATGCTGGCAGGTGTTCGACCAGATCTACACCGGCACACGCGGCGCACCGAGCAAGACGACGCTCACCCCCGCCTATCTGTCCTACAAGACGGCCTTCACCGATCAGGAGTGGGGCCAGGGCGCGGCGATCGCCTTCCTCCTGTTCGTCATCATCGTGCTCTTCACCCTGCTGCAGCGGTGGGTGCTCCGCGATCGGCCGGTGTCCCGGCGACGGATCCGCGCCTACGAGGTCACGGGCCCGGGAGGTGCGTCGTGAAGCTGTCGTCCAAGCAGCTCGCCTGGCAGATCGCCCTGTATGCGCTGCTGATCGTGCTCGCCCTCATCTACATCTACCCGTTCCTGATCCAGGTCTTCACGAGCTTCAAGACCGACGAGGACGCCGCGTCCTCCGGCGTGAACCTCCTGCCGGAGTCGTGGACCTTCGCCGCCTACGAGCGGCTGTTCGCCAACTCCGACTTCCCCTCCTGGTTCGTCAACAGCGCGATCGTCACGATCTTCGTCACGGCCGGTCGGGTGTTCTTCAACTCGCTCGCCGGCTACGCGCTTGCCCGGCTGCGGTTCCGCGGACGCGGCGTCGTGTTCGCGGCGCTCGTCGCCGTGATGTCGGTGCCCACCGTCGTTCTGCTGATCCCGAAGTTCCTGGTGATCAACCAGCTCGGCATCTTCAACTCCTACGCCGGGATGATCCTGCCGCTGCTGGTCGACGCCGCCGGGGTCTTCATCATGAAGAACTTCTTCGAGTCGATCCCGGTCTCGGTCGAGGAGCAGGCGCGCATCGACGGCGCTGGCGCGTTCCGCACGTTCTGGTCTGTCGTGCTGCCGATGGCGACGCCGGCACTCGTCACGATCGTGATCCTGTCCTTCCAGGGGTCGTGGAACGAGCTGAGCCACTTCATCGTGTCAACGAACGATCCTGCTCTGACGACCCTCACGAAGGGCGTCGCCTCCCTGTCCAGCGGGCAGCTCAGCCAGGGGACGCAGTACCCGCTGAAGCTCGCCGCCGCGCTCATCATGACGATTCCCGTCGCCGTGATGTTCTTCGTCTTCCAGCGCCGCATCATGAATTCCACCGAAGGAGCCGTCAAGGAATGACCGACCGCCCCCCTCTCCAGCCCCTGCTCGACGATGCCGTGATCGCGCTCGAGGCCCCCACCCAGGCGTGGTCCGGCCGAGACGGCAGCGTGGGGTCCGCCGCGATCCACGGCATCTATCACGGCGACGTCCGTCACATCGCCGCGATCGACCTCGGGGTCCAGGGCACCGCTCTGGAGTCGATCGGTCACGCCTCGCCGACGCCGCAGCACGTGCGGTTCACGGATCTGCTCCGCGGTCTCGACGATGCCGGCGCCGATCCGAAGGTGCGCCTCGACCGGGATCGCACGGTGCGTGCGGGCTCCTTCACCGAGTCCCTGCGCTTCTCCTCCCACCTCGATGCTGCCCTCACCGCCGACGTGACGGTGCGCCTCCGTCCGGACTTCACGCCGATGCAGCAGGTCAAGGCCGGCAGGGACGGCGAGGAGGAGTGGAGCTGGGACGGCGAGCGCTGCCGCGCCGGCCAGGCGTCGTTCGCGCTCGCGGCACCGCACGCCGACGTCTCGGTCGAAGGACGGGACATCCTGCTCGCCTGGCGGGTGGACGTGCCGCCGCGCGGCAGCGTGGAGCTGTCGTGGGCACTCGACCTCGACGACCCGAGCCTCGTCGTGACCTCTCCGCCCCGGCCGTCTGCCGCTCACTCCCCCGAGACCGGGAACGATCCGCGCAGTGCGCGTTGGTTGGAACGCGCGGCCGCCGACCTCACGGCTCTTCGGCTGGCACTGCCCGATCACCCGGACGATGCGTTCTACGCGGCGGGCGCACCATGGTTCTTCACGCTGTTCGGCCGCGACTCGATCTGGGCGGCGCGGCTGGCTCTGGGCGCCGACACCGACATCGCCGCCTCCACGCTGCGGGTGCTCGCCCGCCTCCAGGGCACGACCGTGAACCCGGAGACCGCCGAGGCCCCGGGAAAGATCGCGCATGAGCTGCGCAGCGCCGAGATCGCTCTGCCGGGCGAGGGCGTGCTCCTCCCGCCGCTGTACTACGGCACGGTCGACGCGACGCCGTTGTGGGTGTGCCTCCTCGCCGACGCGCACGAGGCCGGGCTGCCGGTGGCGGCGCTCCGCGAGCTGCTGCCCGCGCTGCGCGCCGCCCTCAGATGGATGATCGAGCACGGCGACGCCTCCGGAAGCGGCTTCATCGACTACGCCGACGAGACCGGCCACGGCCTGGCGAATCAGGGCTGGAAGGACTCGGGCGACTCGATCCAGTGGCGCGACGGACGTCTGGCGGAAGGGCCGATCGCCCTCAGCGAGGTGCAGGGCTACGCCTACGAGGCCGCGGTGCGCGGCGCCGCCCTGCTCGACCATCTCGGCGAGCCCGGCGGTGATGAGCTGCGCGACTGGGCGACGGACCTCCGTCGACGGTTCCGGGACGCCTACTGGGTGACCACTCCGGAGGGGCGGTATCCCGCCATCGCGCTCGACGCGCACGGAGCCCCGGTCGATTCCCTC harbors:
- a CDS encoding aspartate aminotransferase family protein; this encodes MTSFTDRHGQVHPLPSRGTGAQVRADDRAHVFHSWSAQALIDPLPIAAGQGSTFWDYEGNAYLDFSSQLVNLNLGHQHPDLIAAIQRQAGRLATIQPSMANDVRGELARLIAEVAPEGFEKVFFTNGGAEANEYAVRMARQSTGRRKVLSMYRSYHGSTATAISLTGDPRRWANDVTDTGAVRFFGPYLYRSPFHSETPEQEAERALAHLQQTIELEGPQTIAAIIIETVVGTNGVLVPPPGYLQGVRELCDRYGIVYIADEVMVGFGRLGEWFGIDAFDARPDLITFAKGVNSGYVPLGGVVISDRIARAFETTPFAGGLTYSGHPLACAAGVATFEVFRRDGILGRVRDLGERIVEPTLRAWAESHPSVGEVRGRGLFWAVELVRDQQTKEPLVPFNASGAEAAPMTAFAAAVKRAGVWPFTHFHRLHVAPPLVIEEEELVRGLAAIDRALTVADETAAR
- a CDS encoding metal-sensitive transcriptional regulator; protein product: MIEDIKKRALHRTSILEGQMRGVARMIENEEYCMDIITQSRAIQRSLESLNRLLLENHLQTHVTHMFEEGGEEREKAVVELLKAFDFDRK
- a CDS encoding DUF445 domain-containing protein produces the protein MPRTPTTLLSPADQERRRALQRMKAVALGALLFMALAFVVAFAFQERVGWLAYVRAAAEGGMVGALADWFAVTALFRRPLGLPIPHTAIIPNRKDEIGRTLGEFVETNFLAADVVRTKLTSTAIALRAGEWLRETPHAERVAAEGATIATAVLDALSDDDVRDLIADLAREHLVAPEWGPPAGAWLEKIVDAEAHHGAVDLAVDSIGRWLDANAASFAGLVSRRLPGWMPKIAHRLIDDTVYNEAVKFVRAVQADPRHPARLAIDGYLSRLADALQNDPATREKLENAKAALFDSPRVGALAAEAWNTAKNGLLASLADPESGLRRRAVQALQEVGERLTTDAALQHRVDTWVSDAAVFLVDRYRHDIASIITDTVERWDPAETTEKIELMVGRDLQYIRLNGTVVGALAGLAIFTIAHALIPGV
- a CDS encoding arginase family protein; this encodes MPLSHDPLWPRAGAWPAFDGAADAVLLGVPTWRTSLSPTGAHATPAAIRAALPRYGTTVLDPSPVDLNEVLRVADAGDVSEPDGDTGEAGAIARVRELAEASALVIALGGDNALTYPVALGARATGLITFDAHFDLRDGVSNGTPVRRLVEDDPAAATVPTSRIDPTRIVQIGLADFANSAAYARRAADWGIRVITLDDVRRRGVADVVAEAVEVAGTGDRPRVHLDIDVDVCDRAVAPGCPASVPGGLAAWELRALARAVAADPRVVSADIAEVDATADTEDARTVRLAALCVLELLAGLAAR
- a CDS encoding substrate-binding domain-containing protein, producing MGGRPGADAVVCASDSLAVGALLGLADAGAAVPVIGFDNTPTAEALGFSSVEQRPEDVAEAILHLLMGPTGDVVSPRRVESGSAHALITPELVVR
- a CDS encoding extracellular solute-binding protein — its product is MTRQTTRALLGAGAVLITTTLVLTGCGSGFSGGEPSGGDDAELSSSDDGLTVLIGSSGDAETAAVQSALDDWSAESGTAVDLQVASDLAQELSQGFAAGKPADLFYLAPEQMAGYAANGSLQPYGDELSNKDDFYPSLVENFTLDGAFYCAPKDFSTLALVINTQMWADAGLTDADLPTTWDDLAAVAQKLTTPEHVGLAFGAEYQRVGAFMAQAGGGLVEDGVAIADDPANVEALEYVQTHLSDGTFAYAKDVGAGWGGEALGKGLAAMVIEGNWITGAMANDFSSVDYTVAELPEGPGGKGTLQFTNCWGMAADSPNQQAALDLVEYLTSADSQLAFSKAFGPMPSITSAADQWTADNPALAPFLAGADNAQFPPNLDGAADVIADFNAQLESLKTGDPAQILSGVQANLEAIVE
- a CDS encoding carbohydrate ABC transporter permease, whose product is MAGKALPRRGGASGLRRGEAAAGWLFTAPVIVILGVFLLVPVLMALWVSMSDWAGRGSPLSPSVSFVGAENYSAVLTDGGLATKDFGTALRNNAWYVLLVVPLQTAIALLLAVLVNRAVLRGRGFFRTAYYFPSVTSSVAITVLWLFLFSASGAVNSVLAWFGIHGPNWFNDPRGVLHLVLSGVGIDSGPAALTQSGMLGISWWDWLAGPSIAMSAYILMAIFTTSGTFMLLFLAGLQNLGPDVDEAAMMDGANGWQRFWRVTLPQLRPTLFTVLTLGLIGCWQVFDQIYTGTRGAPSKTTLTPAYLSYKTAFTDQEWGQGAAIAFLLFVIIVLFTLLQRWVLRDRPVSRRRIRAYEVTGPGGAS
- a CDS encoding carbohydrate ABC transporter permease, whose protein sequence is MKLSSKQLAWQIALYALLIVLALIYIYPFLIQVFTSFKTDEDAASSGVNLLPESWTFAAYERLFANSDFPSWFVNSAIVTIFVTAGRVFFNSLAGYALARLRFRGRGVVFAALVAVMSVPTVVLLIPKFLVINQLGIFNSYAGMILPLLVDAAGVFIMKNFFESIPVSVEEQARIDGAGAFRTFWSVVLPMATPALVTIVILSFQGSWNELSHFIVSTNDPALTTLTKGVASLSSGQLSQGTQYPLKLAAALIMTIPVAVMFFVFQRRIMNSTEGAVKE
- a CDS encoding glycogen debranching N-terminal domain-containing protein — its product is MTDRPPLQPLLDDAVIALEAPTQAWSGRDGSVGSAAIHGIYHGDVRHIAAIDLGVQGTALESIGHASPTPQHVRFTDLLRGLDDAGADPKVRLDRDRTVRAGSFTESLRFSSHLDAALTADVTVRLRPDFTPMQQVKAGRDGEEEWSWDGERCRAGQASFALAAPHADVSVEGRDILLAWRVDVPPRGSVELSWALDLDDPSLVVTSPPRPSAAHSPETGNDPRSARWLERAAADLTALRLALPDHPDDAFYAAGAPWFFTLFGRDSIWAARLALGADTDIAASTLRVLARLQGTTVNPETAEAPGKIAHELRSAEIALPGEGVLLPPLYYGTVDATPLWVCLLADAHEAGLPVAALRELLPALRAALRWMIEHGDASGSGFIDYADETGHGLANQGWKDSGDSIQWRDGRLAEGPIALSEVQGYAYEAAVRGAALLDHLGEPGGDELRDWATDLRRRFRDAYWVTTPEGRYPAIALDAHGAPVDSLTSNIGHLIGTGLLDAEEERACADLLVGESMASGYGVRTMSTGAAGYWPLSYHGGSVWTHDTAIAVHGMRRAGLTAHARRLAAELLDLAEGFDYRVPELHSGEPRVPGGRPVPYPAACRPQAWSAAAAVICADVLR